The region GTGCTTTGCTTGGACTCACACTATGACTCATAGCAggtgtttaaaacaaatgtttattGGTGTATAACTGAAAATAGGTAGCTCAAGAAAGAAGTGCTATGAAGTGTACATACAAAAAAAGCCATATCACAGCTTTCAACCTGCATCTGGTACCTGATttatttggggggaaggggtgagcAAGAGATGTACTAACCTGAAACAATCTACCTCAGAAATCCCTCACCTACTGCCAAAAAAAGACAAGACTTGGGCCTATCCTACCTCAGCCACCCTGAAGTCTTCCAAATGGAAACCCCCTCAACCACTTGTCCTGACCTATGTAGAGTCCAACAGCCCCACTTGACTCTGAATCCATCTTGTACAGTTCATCTAGGCCCTAACCTCCAAAGTGTCTTATAGCCTACTAATTCCCAACACTTCCCAAGCTTTTCTTCCTACATCCTTCCTCTGTTTTTATCTACAGCCAGCATTTCCTTGCTCTTCCTATATGGGAAGAGAGGCCTTAGAGGTGCAGTTCCCTGCCCTAAGGGGTGGTGCGCAGGCGCTGACTCCGTGCCTTGTAGACCTCAATAAGCAGGTCTTTGACATACTGGATCTCTCTCTCAATTGACTCTGCTTTCTCGCGCAGCTCACGGTTCCGTGCCTCCAGGGTCTGGCACTCGTCCCCCAGTGCTTCATGTTCAGCTCGTTTGCGCTGACGGTACCTCAGGGCTGCTGTTTTGTTCTGGTCCCGCTTTTTCTGGCGCCGGTCTCCCTTGGGTGCTTGGGCAGGAGGCCGCTGTACTGGGACATTTACTTCATGGCCTTGTAGGGGAAACTCAGCAGGTGCATCTCTACCATATAGCTCCAGCAACTCCAAGCAGCTTGAATCCAAGGTCTGCAGGGGAGCAGGTGCGCTGTGGTGGTCCAGGGGTTGGAAACCATCGCCAAAGGGGAAGTGGAAATTCCCAGTGGAGGGAGGGGTACTGGGTGCTACCTGGTCTGGTGAGAGTGACTCCTCCAAAAAATAATCCTCCATCTGCTCCAACTCTTTCTTGAGTAGCGAGGCCATAGCCTCCAGGTCCGGAGCAGGAGGGGAGGGCAATGAGAGTGGTGAGGGCTCCCCGGACACACTCAGGAGCGTGGCCAGATCTGTGCGCTCC is a window of Tiliqua scincoides isolate rTilSci1 chromosome 5, rTilSci1.hap2, whole genome shotgun sequence DNA encoding:
- the ATF5 gene encoding cyclic AMP-dependent transcription factor ATF-5, yielding MSLLAALTLDLDLTMLPASTISYRPELLKHRPPHAGHCELLAGPVDEGFALSVERPLLTGDGFSDWMTERTDLATLLSVSGEPSPLSLPSPPAPDLEAMASLLKKELEQMEDYFLEESLSPDQVAPSTPPSTGNFHFPFGDGFQPLDHHSAPAPLQTLDSSCLELLELYGRDAPAEFPLQGHEVNVPVQRPPAQAPKGDRRQKKRDQNKTAALRYRQRKRAEHEALGDECQTLEARNRELREKAESIEREIQYVKDLLIEVYKARSQRLRTTP